A window from Chaetodon trifascialis isolate fChaTrf1 chromosome 5, fChaTrf1.hap1, whole genome shotgun sequence encodes these proteins:
- the spata4 gene encoding LOW QUALITY PROTEIN: spermatogenesis-associated protein 4 (The sequence of the model RefSeq protein was modified relative to this genomic sequence to represent the inferred CDS: inserted 1 base in 1 codon) has protein sequence MSFAQTPRKTGLPREAMKWLQMLDLSFYPKNVRRDFSNGYLVAEIFSRYYPQLFTLHSYDKGSSLSAKQRNWSQIERSLQKQNLHLMKDVVDGTIHCKPGAAELLVREVYTVLTNRSIRDVQGPASDLTDHEYQELLPXTASKVIKNNLRATEIMAEPDISTNRRKAEVILRRHLKHKAAERILNPGCFKVKPNLDQLAAKNLVPPSCSDESIDRLCSSSSRAAAAVSFMEIKVRQPVRRSLAKY, from the exons ATGTCTTTCGCTCAGACTCCCAGGAAGACTGGGCTGCCCAGAGAGGCTATGAAATGGCTGCAAATGCTCGACTTGTCGTTTTATCCGAAGAATGTGCGCAG AGATTTCTCCAATGGTTACCTTGTGGCAGAGATATTTTCTCGTTATTACCCCCAACTCTTTACTTTGCATTCATACGACAAAGGATCATCGCTTTCTGCCAAACAGAGGAACTGGAGCCAGATAGAGAGG TCTTTACAGAAGCAGAATCTGCACTTGATGAAAGACGTCGTGGATGGGACCATCCACTGCAAACCAGGAGCCGCTGAGCTGCTGGTGCGGGAAGTTTATACTGTTTTAACGAACAGGAG CATCAGAGATGTTCAAGGCCCAGCCTCAGACTTGACTGACCATGAGTACCAGGAGCTTCTGC ACACTGCCTCTAAGGTCATCAAGAACAACCTGAGGGCAACAGAGATCATGGCTGAGCCCGACATCAGCACAAACCGGAGGAAGGCAGAGGTCATCCTCCGCAGGCACCTGAAGCacaaagctgcagagaggatTCTGAACCCAG GATGTTTTAAAGTGAAGCCTAATCTGGATCAGCTGGCTGCCAAAAATCTAGTGCCACCCAGCTGCAGTGATGAGAGCATCGACA GGTTGTGCTCGTCATCGagtagagctgctgctgctgtttcctttaTGGAGATAAAGGTGCGCCAGCCTGTCAGACGCTCCCTGGCTAAATACTGA
- the asb5a gene encoding ankyrin repeat and SOCS box protein 5, whose amino-acid sequence MSDPTGEFANKPFAAQLSNVYFSILALFCFKLFVKISLNLLAYFYIVRGNRKEAARISAEFYDYGQQHRSWADRSPLHDAASQGRLLALRTLILQGHSVNVLTIDHVTPLHEACVGDHVACARALIDAGANVNASTIDGVTPLFNACTVGSVACTEILLENGAKPQSLVYHPSPIHEATSKGHYGCVEALVTWGADVDMDIPHLGTALYTACVCQELECARKLLREGANVQKGKSLESPLHAAAEKDCTAVVKLLLEFGADLNARNTEFQRPVDVAPPSSLTEGFLLLYEATPRLLSQLCRQCIRNCVGRDRLHLLSHLPLPNRLRNYLQYQ is encoded by the exons ATGTCAGACCCAACAGGGGAATTCGCCAACAAGCCCTTCGCGGCCCAGTTGTCCAATGTTTACTTCAGCATCTTAGCACTGTTCTGCTTTAAGCTCTTTGTTAAGATTTCTCTCAACTTGCTGGCTTACTTCTACATTGTCCGGGGGAACCGTAAAGAAGCTGCCAGGATATCAGCAGAGTTCTATGACTATGGCCAACAACACA GATCCTGGGCGGACCGCTCACCACTCCATGATGCTGCGAGTCAGGGCCGCCTCCTGGCTCTGAGGACCCTCATTTTACAG GGTCACAGTGTGAATGTTCTGACCATAGACCACGTGACACCCCTTCATGAGGCCTGTGTCGGAGACCATGTCGCTTGTGCCAGAGCTCTCATTGATGCAGGAGCAAAT GTCAATGCTTCTACAATTGATGGAGTCACCCCTCTGTTCAACGCCTGCACGGTGGGCAGCGTGGCATGCACTGAAATTCTTCTGGAAAATGGAGCAAAACCCCAGAGCCTCGTATACCACCCCTCACCGATACATGAAGCTACGAGCAAAG GTCATTACGGTTGTGTGGAGGCTCTGGTGACTTGGGGGGCAGATGTGGACATGGACATTCCTCACCTGGGCACTGCGCTCTATACAGCCTGCGTCTGCCAAGAGCTAGAGTGTGCCAGGAAACTCCTGAGGGAAG GTGCAAATGTACAGAAAGGCAAATCGTTGGAGTCGCCCTTACATGCAGCGGCAGAAAAAGACTGCACAGCCGTGGTGAAGCTTCTGCTGGAGTTTGGTGCAGACCTTAATGCCCGTAACACAGAGTTTCAGAGGCCAGTAGACGTGGCTCCACCCAGCAGTCTAACAGAGGGCTTCCTGCTGCTCTATGAAG CTACACCACGGCTGCTGAGCCAGCTGTGTCGTCAGTGCATCAGGAACTGCGTCGGCCGTGACAGACTCCATCTTCTTTCCCATCTTCCGCTGCCCAACAGGCTCAGGAACTACCTGCAGTACCAATGA